Below is a genomic region from Gammaproteobacteria bacterium.
CGTTCAGGGTGCCATCACCGCCGCCCAGCACCACCAGATCGACCTTGTCGCGCAAACGTCGAATCATGGCGGCAAGTTCATCCGGCGCCACGCAGTCCTCGCGCCGCAACTGGATGCCACCGCTTTCAAGTACGTCGATGGCGGCATCGGCCGGACCCTGGCCCTGACGGCTTTTGCGGTTGATCACCAACAATGCGCGGCGCGCGCTGGACGGCTGCGGTCGGCTCATGCGCCTACTGAAGTGTCGCGGAGACGCGCCGTTGGCCCTTTGATGAAGATGATGCTAGTAAACACCAGTCAAGAATAAAGCACTTGCACGCATCGAACTACCGCGCGAGCCCGATAAAACGAGGCGCCGCGGAAGTCACCGACCCGCTCGACCGGCTTCGTTCGAACTCAGGCGTTCGCCCATACTCTCAGCTGCTGGCCAAATCCCTCGGGCGCGCGGCTGTCGAGCCGGGCGCTGGTCACTACGCGCGGCGCCGTGCTCCAGGCAATGCGCGCGCCGTCTGCTTCCAGCGCCCGCACCAGATGCACGTCTTCATGCGCACACAGCGGCGGGAAGCCACCGGCACGCCGATAAGACTCCGCCCTCATGCCCAGATTAGCGCCATGGATATGCCGGTGGCCTTCCGCGTTGACGTAATGCGCCTCAGACATCATTCGAACCACGCGCGGCACAAACCGCCAGCTGCTCACGGAAACTGTGCCGCAGACCACATCCGTTTCCAGCGCAAGTTGCGCCACCAGCCAGTCCGGCGCCACGTTGCTGTCCGCATCGGTGAAAGCCAGCCAGCGCGCACCCGCCGTCAGCAGCAAGTCGGCGCCGGCTGCACGCGCAACACCCACGTTTCCGGCATCGACGTTGATAACA
It encodes:
- a CDS encoding glycosyltransferase produces the protein MIGVVVPAHNEEAWLGSCLDSLIQAASHPELNGEAVQIVAVLDACLDRSADIAARRPVFVINVDAGNVGVARAAGADLLLTAGARWLAFTDADSNVAPDWLVAQLALETDVVCGTVSVSSWRFVPRVVRMMSEAHYVNAEGHRHIHGANLGMRAESYRRAGGFPPLCAHEDVHLVRALEADGARIAWSTAPRVVTSARLDSRAPEGFGQQLRVWANA